A window of Oncorhynchus kisutch isolate 150728-3 linkage group LG10, Okis_V2, whole genome shotgun sequence contains these coding sequences:
- the LOC109897929 gene encoding E3 ubiquitin-protein ligase RNF14 isoform X2, protein MNAELEEQEDELLALASIYSQEFRRAVSGLGGEIRVSLDLPRDFSVIVKAGDKHRDYVISFLPPLVLTFDLPLDYPSTSSPEFILSCKWLSHSQLSAVCKHLDEIWEDTVGSVVLFYWVQFLRDDLLDFLNIRPPLEIPVIDQGQATPSTEGSEGGDSQGEAEGSVVETSDEAAVSLDPRALSMLATDTDLLVHLLDYDERQRLRVFEGQAYDCGICFMSKLGCSQYRKCGHIYCNECMSEYFTVQIRDGNVRGLTCPEPECSSTATPSQVKRLVGEELFTRYDRLLLQSTLDRMADVIYCARKACVAPVVLEPDTTAALCPSCRYAFCIICRKTYHGTSHCKLRANTLLTSGSDSAAESSYAGVPQTEGKRNHSVWAPGPMGRLCLRQ, encoded by the exons ATGAACGCGGAATTGGAAGAACAGGAGGATGAACTGCTGGCGCTCGCGAGTATCTACAGTCAGGAGTTCAGACGGGCTGTGTCAGGATTGGGTGGGGAAATCCGGGTCTCTTTGGACCTTCCTCGGGACTTCAGTGTGATTGTCAAAGCAG GTGACAAGCACAGAGATTATGTCAtatctttcctccctcctctggtGCTGACCTTCGACCTACCCTTGGATtacccctccacctcatcaccCGAGTTTATACTGAGCTGTAAGTGGCTCTCCCATAGTCAG CTCTCAGCAGTGTGTAAGCATTTGGATGAGATATGGGAGGACACTGTGGGCAGTGTGGTCCTCTTCTACTGGGTCCAGTTCCTCAGAGACGACCTGCTTGACTTCCTGAATATCCGGCCACCGCTGGAGATCCCTGTCATTGACCAGGGCCAAGCCACTCCATCTACTGAGGGCAGTGAGGGTGGAGACTCTCAGGGGGAAGCAGAAGGTAGTGTAGTTGAAACCTCTGATGAGGCTGCAGTGTCCCTGGACCCAAGGGCCCTGTCAATGTTAGCCACAGACACAGACCTCCTGGTGCATCTGCTGGACTATGATGAGAGACAGAGGCTGAGAGTGTTCGAGGGACAGGCATATGACTGTGGGATCTGCTTCATGAGCAAGTTAGGCTGTAGTCAGTACAGAAAGTGCGGCCATATTTATTGCAACGAATGCATGTCGGAGTACTTCACGGTCCAGATCAGAGACGGGAACGTCCGTGGCCTTACCTGTCCAGAGCCTGAGTGCAGCTCCACAGCTACACCCTCACAG GTGAAGCGGTTGGTTGGGGAGGAGTTATTCACCCGTTATGACCGCCTCCTGCTCCAGTCCACTCTGGACCGCATGGCTGACGTGATTTACTGCGCCCGCAAGGCCTGTGTTGCCCCAGTGGTGCTGGAACCGGACACAACCGCTGCCCTCTGCCCCTCCTGCCGCTATGCCTTCTGCATTATCTGTCGCAAGACCTACCATGGCACCTCCCACTGTAAACTGAGGGCAAACACACTCCTGACCTCAGGCTCTGACTCAGCTGCTGAGTCATCCTATGCAGGTGTACCTCAGACAGAGGGTAAGAGAAACCATTCAGT CTGGGCTCCAGGGCCTATGGGAAGATTATGCCTCaggcagtga
- the LOC109897929 gene encoding E3 ubiquitin-protein ligase RNF14 isoform X1, which produces MNAELEEQEDELLALASIYSQEFRRAVSGLGGEIRVSLDLPRDFSVIVKAGDKHRDYVISFLPPLVLTFDLPLDYPSTSSPEFILSCKWLSHSQLSAVCKHLDEIWEDTVGSVVLFYWVQFLRDDLLDFLNIRPPLEIPVIDQGQATPSTEGSEGGDSQGEAEGSVVETSDEAAVSLDPRALSMLATDTDLLVHLLDYDERQRLRVFEGQAYDCGICFMSKLGCSQYRKCGHIYCNECMSEYFTVQIRDGNVRGLTCPEPECSSTATPSQVKRLVGEELFTRYDRLLLQSTLDRMADVIYCARKACVAPVVLEPDTTAALCPSCRYAFCIICRKTYHGTSHCKLRANTLLTSGSDSAAESSYAGVPQTEAGLQGLWEDYASGSEERRMFLEKRYGKHILNTVVEESLSEGWKGQNSKKCPSCRANIQKTGGCNKMACFTCGQYFCWVCLSILEKNNPYKHYENTNTACYNATFD; this is translated from the exons ATGAACGCGGAATTGGAAGAACAGGAGGATGAACTGCTGGCGCTCGCGAGTATCTACAGTCAGGAGTTCAGACGGGCTGTGTCAGGATTGGGTGGGGAAATCCGGGTCTCTTTGGACCTTCCTCGGGACTTCAGTGTGATTGTCAAAGCAG GTGACAAGCACAGAGATTATGTCAtatctttcctccctcctctggtGCTGACCTTCGACCTACCCTTGGATtacccctccacctcatcaccCGAGTTTATACTGAGCTGTAAGTGGCTCTCCCATAGTCAG CTCTCAGCAGTGTGTAAGCATTTGGATGAGATATGGGAGGACACTGTGGGCAGTGTGGTCCTCTTCTACTGGGTCCAGTTCCTCAGAGACGACCTGCTTGACTTCCTGAATATCCGGCCACCGCTGGAGATCCCTGTCATTGACCAGGGCCAAGCCACTCCATCTACTGAGGGCAGTGAGGGTGGAGACTCTCAGGGGGAAGCAGAAGGTAGTGTAGTTGAAACCTCTGATGAGGCTGCAGTGTCCCTGGACCCAAGGGCCCTGTCAATGTTAGCCACAGACACAGACCTCCTGGTGCATCTGCTGGACTATGATGAGAGACAGAGGCTGAGAGTGTTCGAGGGACAGGCATATGACTGTGGGATCTGCTTCATGAGCAAGTTAGGCTGTAGTCAGTACAGAAAGTGCGGCCATATTTATTGCAACGAATGCATGTCGGAGTACTTCACGGTCCAGATCAGAGACGGGAACGTCCGTGGCCTTACCTGTCCAGAGCCTGAGTGCAGCTCCACAGCTACACCCTCACAG GTGAAGCGGTTGGTTGGGGAGGAGTTATTCACCCGTTATGACCGCCTCCTGCTCCAGTCCACTCTGGACCGCATGGCTGACGTGATTTACTGCGCCCGCAAGGCCTGTGTTGCCCCAGTGGTGCTGGAACCGGACACAACCGCTGCCCTCTGCCCCTCCTGCCGCTATGCCTTCTGCATTATCTGTCGCAAGACCTACCATGGCACCTCCCACTGTAAACTGAGGGCAAACACACTCCTGACCTCAGGCTCTGACTCAGCTGCTGAGTCATCCTATGCAGGTGTACCTCAGACAGAGG CTGGGCTCCAGGGCCTATGGGAAGATTATGCCTCaggcagtgaggagaggagaatgttCCTGGAGAAACGCTATGGAAAACACATTCTCAACACAGTGGTGGAGGAGAGCCTGAGTGAAGGCTGGAAAGGCCAGAACAGCAAAAAATGTCCATCCTGCCGTGCCAACATACAG AAGACCGGTGGCTGTAACAAGATGGCCTGTTTCACCTGTGGTCAGTACTTCTGCTGGGTGTGCCTTAGTATCCTGGAAAAAAATAACCCCTACAAGCACTATGAAAACACTAACACTGCCTGCTATAATGCCACATTTGACTGA
- the LOC109898783 gene encoding uncharacterized protein LOC109898783 isoform X1, with protein MRMDSIYGLCNACLLSLFMQTSTLPRNNHKELERHKVGERFGQATQKERGSATVMILTEDIEMDLFSIIGTFAVPIAVIPQYQQETTRQQPEHPLVPLPLEEDDIGPPKQQRETVTTVKIEKESIPRITNNTFESIEIEMEMFPPSGLTESDVVEITPDDPSVMTRTPEPVVPVSPEPVVPVSPEPIRPSKLKWRRITPGKTCLVVKDVICLPQGHYLAQEDRHSVPRGQERDELAAMGLIARITIDNSWLHHEMESRLALLFRSRFFSGREQRFTFTYLQCLQSSRVLFVPDTPPQFSWSGEQVLRIAGHGPLYILSHYDFMSFEIECEWPTNNAPVIYSHDFLVDDNEDEEEERSVESPLPVTTDEEVNSDLVTILQTYREQNSMPEIQTHMYVRRRDIFRSALKVMRKKSFSIKTTPLFHFLGEDVDDYDGPLREFFRLIMLELQESSILEGRPGHLLFAYDQAALEERRYYTAGVMVAWSLLHDGPGPCCLHQSLYQLMCGQSPPLEDFNWMDISDVDVQMKLQQVKNCTSIQSLTPNLCEWIAACGIPDIYSAEIKDMPYIYTWVLRHCIYHRVASMISQFTEGLNSCGGLWDIIKAHSAAFMPVMTRTEHPLTLQQFRSLFEVSWSPLESTIGLRQAEETTVTPGRDF; from the exons ATGAGAATGGATTCAATTTATGGGTTGTGCAATGCTTGTCTTTTGTCTCTTTTCATGCAAACATCCACCCTTCCCAGGAACAACCACAAAGAGCTGGAGAGGCATAAAGTAGGTGAACGTTTTGGACAAGCAACTCAGAAGGAGAGAGGATCTGCTACAGTCATGATTTTGACAGAGGACATAGAGATGGACCTCTTTTCCATTATAGGCACGTTTGCTGTGCCAATAGCAGTAATTCCGCAATACCAACAGGAGACAACG AGACAACAACCTGAACACCCCCTAGTACCACTCCCGTTGGAGGAAGATGATATAGGACCACctaaacagcagagggagactGTTACAACTGTAAAGATTGAGAAAGAATCTATACCAAGGATTACAAATAACACATTTGAGAGCATTGAGATCGAAATGGAGATGTTTCCGCCCTCAGGCTTGACTGAAAGTGATGTGGTGGAGATCACTCCAGATGACCCCTCTGTCATGACCAGG ACACCAGAACCAGTTGTCCCAGTCTCACCAGAACCAGTTGTCCCAGTCTCACCAGAACCGATCCGACCAAGCAAACTGAAATGGAGGAGAATCACACCAGGGAAGACTTGTTTGGTGGTTAAAGATGTGATCTGCCTGCCACAAGGCCACTACCTGGCTCAGGAGGACAGGCACAGTGTCCCCAGAGGCCAGGAGAGGGACGAGCTCGCTGCCATGGGCCTCATCGCTAGGATAACCATAGACAACTCCTGGCTCCATCATGAAATGGAGAGCCGCCTTGCCTTACTGTTCAGGAGCCGCTTCTTCAGTGGACGCGAACAAAGATTCACCTTCACATACCTTCAG TGTCTGCAGAGCTCTCGTGTGCTGTTTGTTCCAGACACCCCACCACAGTTCTCCTGGAGTGGGGAACAGGTTTTGCGGATAGCAGGACATGGCCCCCTTTATATTCTCAGTCACTATGATTTTATGAGCTTTGAG ATAGAATGTGAGTGGCCAACAAACAACGCACCAGTAATTTACAG TCATGATTTCTTGGTGGATGAcaatgaggatgaggaggaggagagaagtgtaGAGTCTCCCCTGCCTGTCACCACTGATGAGGAG GTCAATTCGGACCTGGTCACCATCCTCCAAACATACAGAGAACAAAACTCAATGCCTGAAATCCAAACACACATGTATGTGAGGCGGAGAGACATCTTCAGAAGTGCACTCAAGGTGATGAGGAAGAAGTCATTCTCCATCAAGACAACTCCTCTCTTCCACTTCCTAGGAGAGGATGTTGATGACTATGACGGCCCTTTGAGAGAGTTTTTCAG ACTCATCATGTTAGAGTTGCAGGAGAGCAGTATCCTGGAGGGTCGCCCGGGGCATCTGTTGTTTGCCTACGACCAGGCtgccctggaggagaggaggtactaCACTGCAGGAGTCATGGTGGCCTGGTCTCTGCTGCATGATGGTCCTGGACCATGCTGCCTACACCAGTCCCTCTACCAGCTCATGTGTGGCCAAAGCCCTCCCCTGGAAGACTTCAACTGGATGGACATCTCTGATGTGGATGTACAGATGAAACTGCAAcag GTCAAGAATTGCACTAGCATCCAGAGTTTGACTCCAAACCTGTGTGAATGGATTGCAGCTTGTGGAATTCCTGATATCTACAGTGCCGAAATCAAAGACATGCCCTACATCTATACCTGGgttttaaggcactgcatttaTCACAG GGTGGCAAGCATGATCTCCCAGTTCACAGAGGGTCTGAACAGCTGTGGTGGCCTGTGGGATATCATCAAGGCCCACTCTGCAGCCTTCATGCCTGTCATGACCAGGACAGAACACCCTCTCACCCTGCAACAGTTCAGAAGTCTGTTTGAGGTGTCGTGGAGTCCACTGGAATCAACCATAGGCCTGAGACAAGCTGAGGAGACCACAGTCACTCCTGGGAGAGACTTCTGA
- the LOC109898782 gene encoding leucine-rich repeat-containing protein 24 yields the protein MAFSFLAFLIISVHTLLSLGCPVGCRCYSLTVECGSMGLRDIPSHVPPSTQTIFLQDNAIGQINLSDLSQLGLLHCLYLQNNSIAALEPGAFQSQGNLLELALNGNRIHLITGDMFRGLEHLRILYLAGNDITRLQDYTFRGLLRLQELHLQQNNIEMLGDQALVGLSSLALLDLSRNNLHTIGPATLRPLVSLQVLRVTDNPWRCDCALHWLRSWIDEEGQRLLSSAERRLVCSEPPRLSHLSLVEVPLNSLVCIPPLVQLEPRRLAVHLGESLRVSCHASGYPRPQVTWRKASQGKVQLSPRGLVQDLGSVGSVGAEDAAHPGRVRLQKEDRERFDPDTGSGMLFLSNVTVSHAGVYECEAWNAGGVARVTFQLAINSSSSSGWSPASYAPSWPRLRANRPTSSDVRREPLYALGSMAFSTLGAATQTAIAIGISLLALTALLLVAMIYSRHRQRQKDTDDKEESVLYVNDYSDGPTTFAQLEEYRDERGHEMYVLNRAKPIIPPSTTADTTTLGYQQQKALSPTKPQMEPDIRTMRRMAGEGVEAETVTAESEGLFLNHTGLFLDSQFAYEIHC from the exons ATGGCCTTCTCCTTTCTGGCTTTCCTGATCATATCTGTCCACACCCTCCTATCCCTTGGCTGCCCAGTGGGATGTCGCTGCTACAGCTTGACTGTAGAGTGTGGCTCTATGGGCCTCCGGGACATCCCCTCACATGTCCCACCCTCCACACAG ACCATCTTCCTCCAGGACAATGCTATCGGGCAGATCAATCTATCTGACCTCTCCCAGCTGGGCCTTCTGCACTGCCTGTATCTGCAGAACAACAGTATCGCAGCACTGGAGCCTGGGGCCTTCCAGAGCCAGGGTAATCTTCTGGAGCTGGCCCTCAATGGGAACCGCATCCACCTGATCACAGGAGACATGTTCAGGGGCTTGGAGCACCTCCGTATCCTCTACCTGGCAGGAAATGACATCACTCGCCTACAGGACTATACCTTCAGAGGCCTACTG CGTCTTCAAGAGCTTCACCTGCAGCAAAATAACATTGAGATGCTGGGAGACCAGGCTCTAGTTGGTCTGTCCTCTCTTGCCCTCCTTGACCTCAGCCGGAATAACCTGCACACCATCGGCCCTGCCACCCTGCGGCCCCTCGTCAGCCTGCAGGTGCTGCGTGTCACAG ACAATCCATGGCGTTGTGACTGTGCCCTGCACTGGCTGCGCAGCTGGATTGATGAGGAGGGCCAGCGCCTGCTGAGCTCGGCCGAGAGACGCCTGGTGTGTTCCGAGCCGCCCCGCCTTTCCCACCTCAGCTTGGTAGAGGTGCCTCTCAACAGCCTGGTGTGTATCCCCCCTCTGGTGCAGCTGGAGCCACGCCGTCTGGCCGTGCACCTGGGTGAAAGCCTACGTGTCTCCTGCCATGCCTCTGGTTACCCCAGGCCACAGGTCACCTGGAGGAAGGCGTCCCAGGGCAAGGTGCAACTTTCCCCACGGGGGCTGGTGCAGGACCTGGGCAGTGTAGGGAGCGTGGGGGCTGAGGATGCAGCACACCCAGGGCGGGTGAGACTCCAGAAGGAGGATAGGGAGCGCTTCGATCCAGACACGGGCAGTGGAATGCTTTTCCTCAGCAACGTGACGGTGTCTCACGCCGGGGTGTATGAGTGCGAGGCCTGGAACGCTGGAGGGGTGGCCCGTGTGACCTTTCAGCTAGCAATCAACTCCTCGTCCTCTTCCGGTTGGTCCCCCGCCTCCTACGCCCCATCCTGGCCTCGTCTGCGCGCCAATCGGCCAACATCGTCAGACGTGAGGAGAGAGCCCCTGTACGCCCTTGGCAGCATGGCCTTCAGCACGCTGGGAGCTGCTACACAGACTGCCATTGCCATAGGGATCTCCCTACTGGCCCTCACTGCCCTTCTCCTGGTGGCCATGATCTACAGCCGGCACCGCCAGCGGCAGAAAGACACAGATGACAAGGAGGAAAGCGTACTGTATGTCAATGATTACTCAGATGGACCAACAACCTTTGCCCAGCTGGAGGAGTACCGCGATGAGCGCGGGCATGAGATGTATGTTCTTAACCGCGCTAAACCCATCATCCCACCTTCCACCACAGCTGATACCACCACCCTGGGGTACCAACAGCAGAAAGCACTGTCTCCCACAAAGCCCCAGATGGAGCCCGATATACGGACAATGAGAAGGATGGCAGGGGAGGGCGTGGAGGCAGAGACGGTGACAGCCGAGTCAGAGGGCTTGTTTCTGAATCACACAGGGTTGTTCCTCGACTCACAATTTGCATATGAGATCCACTGCTGA
- the LOC109898783 gene encoding uncharacterized protein LOC109898783 isoform X2, protein MILTEDIEMDLFSIIGTFAVPIAVIPQYQQETTRQQPEHPLVPLPLEEDDIGPPKQQRETVTTVKIEKESIPRITNNTFESIEIEMEMFPPSGLTESDVVEITPDDPSVMTRTPEPVVPVSPEPVVPVSPEPIRPSKLKWRRITPGKTCLVVKDVICLPQGHYLAQEDRHSVPRGQERDELAAMGLIARITIDNSWLHHEMESRLALLFRSRFFSGREQRFTFTYLQCLQSSRVLFVPDTPPQFSWSGEQVLRIAGHGPLYILSHYDFMSFEIECEWPTNNAPVIYSHDFLVDDNEDEEEERSVESPLPVTTDEEVNSDLVTILQTYREQNSMPEIQTHMYVRRRDIFRSALKVMRKKSFSIKTTPLFHFLGEDVDDYDGPLREFFRLIMLELQESSILEGRPGHLLFAYDQAALEERRYYTAGVMVAWSLLHDGPGPCCLHQSLYQLMCGQSPPLEDFNWMDISDVDVQMKLQQVKNCTSIQSLTPNLCEWIAACGIPDIYSAEIKDMPYIYTWVLRHCIYHRVASMISQFTEGLNSCGGLWDIIKAHSAAFMPVMTRTEHPLTLQQFRSLFEVSWSPLESTIGLRQAEETTVTPGRDF, encoded by the exons ATGATTTTGACAGAGGACATAGAGATGGACCTCTTTTCCATTATAGGCACGTTTGCTGTGCCAATAGCAGTAATTCCGCAATACCAACAGGAGACAACG AGACAACAACCTGAACACCCCCTAGTACCACTCCCGTTGGAGGAAGATGATATAGGACCACctaaacagcagagggagactGTTACAACTGTAAAGATTGAGAAAGAATCTATACCAAGGATTACAAATAACACATTTGAGAGCATTGAGATCGAAATGGAGATGTTTCCGCCCTCAGGCTTGACTGAAAGTGATGTGGTGGAGATCACTCCAGATGACCCCTCTGTCATGACCAGG ACACCAGAACCAGTTGTCCCAGTCTCACCAGAACCAGTTGTCCCAGTCTCACCAGAACCGATCCGACCAAGCAAACTGAAATGGAGGAGAATCACACCAGGGAAGACTTGTTTGGTGGTTAAAGATGTGATCTGCCTGCCACAAGGCCACTACCTGGCTCAGGAGGACAGGCACAGTGTCCCCAGAGGCCAGGAGAGGGACGAGCTCGCTGCCATGGGCCTCATCGCTAGGATAACCATAGACAACTCCTGGCTCCATCATGAAATGGAGAGCCGCCTTGCCTTACTGTTCAGGAGCCGCTTCTTCAGTGGACGCGAACAAAGATTCACCTTCACATACCTTCAG TGTCTGCAGAGCTCTCGTGTGCTGTTTGTTCCAGACACCCCACCACAGTTCTCCTGGAGTGGGGAACAGGTTTTGCGGATAGCAGGACATGGCCCCCTTTATATTCTCAGTCACTATGATTTTATGAGCTTTGAG ATAGAATGTGAGTGGCCAACAAACAACGCACCAGTAATTTACAG TCATGATTTCTTGGTGGATGAcaatgaggatgaggaggaggagagaagtgtaGAGTCTCCCCTGCCTGTCACCACTGATGAGGAG GTCAATTCGGACCTGGTCACCATCCTCCAAACATACAGAGAACAAAACTCAATGCCTGAAATCCAAACACACATGTATGTGAGGCGGAGAGACATCTTCAGAAGTGCACTCAAGGTGATGAGGAAGAAGTCATTCTCCATCAAGACAACTCCTCTCTTCCACTTCCTAGGAGAGGATGTTGATGACTATGACGGCCCTTTGAGAGAGTTTTTCAG ACTCATCATGTTAGAGTTGCAGGAGAGCAGTATCCTGGAGGGTCGCCCGGGGCATCTGTTGTTTGCCTACGACCAGGCtgccctggaggagaggaggtactaCACTGCAGGAGTCATGGTGGCCTGGTCTCTGCTGCATGATGGTCCTGGACCATGCTGCCTACACCAGTCCCTCTACCAGCTCATGTGTGGCCAAAGCCCTCCCCTGGAAGACTTCAACTGGATGGACATCTCTGATGTGGATGTACAGATGAAACTGCAAcag GTCAAGAATTGCACTAGCATCCAGAGTTTGACTCCAAACCTGTGTGAATGGATTGCAGCTTGTGGAATTCCTGATATCTACAGTGCCGAAATCAAAGACATGCCCTACATCTATACCTGGgttttaaggcactgcatttaTCACAG GGTGGCAAGCATGATCTCCCAGTTCACAGAGGGTCTGAACAGCTGTGGTGGCCTGTGGGATATCATCAAGGCCCACTCTGCAGCCTTCATGCCTGTCATGACCAGGACAGAACACCCTCTCACCCTGCAACAGTTCAGAAGTCTGTTTGAGGTGTCGTGGAGTCCACTGGAATCAACCATAGGCCTGAGACAAGCTGAGGAGACCACAGTCACTCCTGGGAGAGACTTCTGA